The Gossypium hirsutum isolate 1008001.06 chromosome A13, Gossypium_hirsutum_v2.1, whole genome shotgun sequence nucleotide sequence GCCGCAATCGGTGATGCAAACTTCTCTATACTAAATTCACTTTTTTGTGAATCTTTgattgaagatgatgatgaagaatAGGAAGGTGATAAGGATGATTTCCACAATGATGACGGTGATGTTCGCTTCTTTATCGGCTCTTTCTCAGCCCTTTCGAGCGCGGATTTTACTTTGTCAAGGGTGCACACACTCTGGTAATTGCTTGATGATGGGACTAATTTCAATTCTAAGTTGCTTTCATCGAATAGGTTTAGCGAAGGTTTACAAGGCAATGGGGATGTTGGGATATTTAAATCTTGAAGCTTTGCCACTGTTGGATTGGTTTGGTGCTTAGTCCCAtcggatgatgatgatgaatttgTTGAATTGCATCTTTGCAAGTACACTCTACCAGACTGCAACCATTaacaaaaccataaattaatgcattattttttgaattaaatataaataattattaaagataAAGAGTGATATGAAGATTCAAAGAGaagttataataattaataataataataataagtaaagaaTGCAGGTGGCCTTAGAAGTTGCAGAGCATTGAAGAGCATAATAAATTTCAAggtaaataaatgcaaatttTAATGTTGTTGATTGCTCGTTAAAATAAATCTGTGCAAGGaaataaaatgtcaaaataatgaatGGATTATATTAGAAATAAATGGCTTATTTCAGTTGAAGTAAACAATGAATAAGCCAAccaaattgtattgaattatttaaaGAGAGAAAGCTGGGTTTAAATTGTAGAGGTAATAATTTACATTTTGCAGAAATTAAAGCTGTTTAATCTCCAAACTCCTACACCATTTTCTTATCATCCAAACATATTTGAATTTAACAAGAACCTTATTAACAATATAAAActgaaatcaaatcaaatcaaatattatCAAAACAATGAAGAAAGTTCAGAATTTGATTTCCTTTTAGTAGTTAAACAAAGAACAATAAAATTCCCATTCACTTAAAAACAAAGAGTATGAAATTGAAACCATCACTGAAAATATTCgtatgataaaataaaagaaaaagagagtacCTTCAAGTCAAGGCGCTTTTCCCATCCGTTAGGGACATGAAGGTCAAGGTCAAGTTCTTGGGATTGATCATGTTTGGCATCGGTGAAGGCGGAGCCACCAACTCCGACGCCAAGAAGGTCTCTAGTAATCAAAGCTGTTGATTTTGGTCCACCAGATTCATTCCCCACCGTTAGATCATCCTTGTACCCACTTAAAACTCTATGTAAAGAGCTAACGTCGGCAGCCATAGCCAAAGAGCTTCTTCTTGTTCTTCTGTCTTTGAGAAAGAGAGGAAgagacctttttttttttgttgttgtgttcTTTCTCTTGGAGTAATGTAACAATAAATATGGAGGGTATATGAGCCATTTATAAGTGTTACAGCGAATAGTAGTTacgttattaaatattttcttaaaaaaatgaaaggtcATACTTGGTGGtattaattagtattaaattaaattttgatttaaaaagataaattatttGTCCTAATTAATGGTTTCATTTATTTTGTTTAGGTGCTAGAATAGCtactatttttaaattaagaaTTTGTTAACAAAAGAGAAATTGTATAAGCTTACTCTCTAtttcaaaacttttcaatttagtcacaaaatattataaaagaaaatctGTATTCAATTTTACTCCTTATCAAATTTTTAGgttgatatttaaataataatcctctttcctaattttttttacaattaatacaTTTATTAACACCATACTTTTATGGAATCAAAAAGATTTTAGCGGTGAAAATCctcaaattttttgaaataaaaaaaagtaattaagctttttttttcactcaattggatagttgaacttttaaaatgcataaaaaaagtcctcaaatttttttaaaaaagtaattgagccattgtttttattttttcacttacttgggtatttgaactgccaaaatgcatcaaaaggccctcaaactttttcaaaaaaagcaattaagctcttACTTTTGTTTTGCACTCAATTGccaaaatgcattaaaaatacCCTTTGACCGTTAACTTTAATGGTTGATCGTTAAAGCTAACTGTCCctaatttttttcagttaaagtcacCACGTGTTACAACCACAGCGTAACATGTgacaaaaaaatgataaaaattaaaaattaataaaagttataaaaaattatttaattttaataagaaatatttattttttattaaaaattggaaaaagattataaaattataaaaaaatttataaaatatatagaaatatagaaaaaattttataaagtcataagaaaatgataaaaatgtaaagaattataaaaattatcataccaaaagaagcatttataatttttctataacttttatttatttttattttttatcatctttCGTCATATGTCACGCTGTGTTGCGACACATGatggctttaattgaaaaaaaattagggatTGTTAACTTTAACtattaaagttaatggttaaagagttttttttatgcattctataaaattttatatttcttttacgatttatatatatatttttctattttttagtaaattttgaatttttttatatgtttattaaactttaataatttttataatttttattttttataatttatttgtcaCATATGACATAGTGATTGTGACACGAGGtggctttaattaaaaaaattaggagTAGTTAACTTTTATAGTCAATTGTTAAAGTTTATGGTCAGATGgtctttttgatatattttgacaattgagtgaaaaaataaaagcaggggcttaattgtattttttaaaattttgagggtcttttttttatattttgacagTTTAAGTACTTagttgagtgcaaaaaaaaaggcttttattgcttttttttgaaaaagaatcgAGAgactttttgatgcattttaaaagtttaagtactcaattgaataaaaaaataaaattttaattatttttttaaaataatttgagaCTATTTTACACccttaaatcaattaaaaatatattatattttctttttatatagcaTGACCTTAACCTAAATTAATGGCATTACacttgaaattaatatttttaatataaatttaagaaaGGCCACACCGGTTAACTAATAACATTTCCACTGTATTTATGGTCAGCGGAAGAGTGAGAAAGGGAAAGGAATTCAAGGAAAACAATAAaagcatgcaaataaatatcCATATTAATTGCTTGGAAATACAATCACCTATTCATGAATATTGTACGAAATTTGAGaggatataattaaaaatattaagttcataaattaaatttggataaaaaaattagacccatttaaaatatgaattatgttcGAATTTGAATATTTAAGGCCGGAACTTGGCTCGATTCTACTTGTTTTcctatatttataatatattatattatgttgttTTTATATATCATGtgtattataacacataaaaactaaatctataataatatataatactataatgtaaatattttttttaaaaaaaatgttaagatgCTTATAGGGCAATTTACAAGAAAAagccttttttttaatatttacgaaaATGGGCCAACTTTTTGATTATCTACTGGAAAGGGCTGAATTCCCCGAAAGCACGTCTATGTCATCACGATGTCAGGTGATATGTCAGCAAAAAGCCCCCTAGTGACGCGTTTTGCCCCTTTTTTAGGATTAGGATTTTTTTGcatttagggttagggttaaagttttaaggtttaggatttatggttttaagaaaaaaatcaaataaattagggttttacGTTTTgggttacttaattaaattaattattaagttaaaaaataaattagattagggtttaaggtatagggttaattaattaaattatggattagttttttttaaataattttgtgtttagggttatggaaaaaatatattagcaataaaaaaaaatttctacagtagttcctgaaaaaataaatTAGAGAAGACGTAtctgaaaaaaattttgaaaagatgttTCTAAACAAATAGTGccaaaaatgcttcaagcaggatgcactgtcagcaaaagtactgaaaaaagctcctaCGTGGACgttctttttctacagtagtttctgaaaaaataattttgagaagatgtttctgaacaaatagtgtcaaaaacgcttcaagcaggatgcactgtcagcaaaagtactaaaaaaagctcccacgtggactctgtttttctacagtagtttctgaaaaaataaCTTTGCGAAgatgtttctgaacaaatagtgtcaaaaacgcttcaagcaggatacactatcagcaaaagtactgaaaaaagctctcacgtggacgctcttttttcTATAGTAGTTCCTATTTGGCCCAAGGCTATAAATGAGTCAAATTTTattctcaggttgcataagttacagcaagaaAAATTAGAGACGCTAAgtagaatagaaattgaagatgaatgAACGTATTAGtactgttatttactatgatggtaaGGTCTGCCACACcgagaacggtgttgtttttttatcggagaatacagtgtgactggtttttaaccagaacatagatttgatagaactttgtaaaagaattaggcgtaaaatcttcggaacgacgccaatgaaagttttgtctattaGGTATTGATTTTGTGCTTCTTTTGATCCcatgacatatgactcgttcgacatcaaagatgctcgtagcttggaggcaatggtgcagactcatctcgctagtggatcaccctatattgagttatatgtaaattttcatcgccaaatgaTGCATTTGTAACTTCAACATCTACTGTTattcgagaggaatacacgacccctaCCTGACACTCCATTAGTGGGTTGCAAAACATGGAAGCTTTCGTGTTTAGTAGCAgtatggaatacacaacccctgcaCGACAATTCGTCAGTAAATAAGACATGCACCTCGGTaggtcgatgtttgatgctggaaatatgTACTTGGGAATGACATTGACTTCTAGTGGTTGACAATCTATATCTAATTGGGGATGTTATGAAACGTCTAGAAGAAAGGacgatgtactccctacgacgtcctcTAGTGAAGGGACCTCGTACGTTACAGATGATGGGGATGTGGATCTACCTCGAGAGCTCAGCTCCGATGGTGCAGAAGTTACATTATTTTCTGAGtcggagcctattccaaccgaACTTGAATatgttgaagggggttcagatgaagaagaagatccatgATTCAGGGTATTctcgcctccagcccacatgcataatgtcaatCTATCTGCAAATGATGCGTTGGCGTTGGAGTTTctagatctaccacacagaaTGCGTGATCATACAAGTTCGTTATTGGATTCGGgtgaattggaagttggtaataagttttccaataaggatagttttcttggtacattgaaacaacatagcatcataaACGGGGTTAACtaccacgtggttaaatccaaatccgaTAAGTTTGAAGCGAAGTGTGCAATGCAAGAcagtacatgttcatggaaaatctacgcctcgttgaggaaaaagacagggttgtgggagataaaaaagtacaaaggtccacatacatatGTTGGAGGTACAGTATTTAGGGTTTTagaataatattgttattatgtaatgttgcattatttaacgtacttcgttgACAGGTGTTTCACAGGAttatcccaagatggattcagatatgttagctagcttaatactaccgaCAGTGAAGGCAGATCCCAAGACTTCAGTACCGGTCTTAATtaccaatattcgtagccaaatgaGGTACACgtcctcttaccgcaaggcttggatagttaagcaaaaggcattggaaaagatgcatagtgggtgagaCACTTCATATAATAAAATGTGGTAGTGGTGTCAAGTGCTAAAGAGATACATCCtaggttgcataacagaccttgaaaTGACACCTGCGTACTACAATGATCGATTACTCTATGGATGTGAAATGTTCAAATGTTTATTCTGGAGCTTTAAACAATGTCGGGACGCATTTCTATACTGTAAGCTTTTAGTACatattgacggtacctttatgtttggtagatatacccatcggctattgctagTTGTGGCACAGGATGACAGTAAAAGAATCATTCCAATTGCTTTTGCAATAACACCAGAGGAGTCAGCTGATGactgaaatttctttctttctaggttaaggaagcatgtctgcccccaacctgatatttgCGTTATATCTTATCAGGGCGCTAGAATACTAGCTGCAATTGAGCGACAGGGAAGCCTATGGCATCGCACACACCATCAGTATTGCCTAAGGCACGTTGCGTCCAATTACTACGGGTAATTTCAATCTACAAGTGAAAAatgacaagtgaccaacatgggtatttaatctttattaatataatttcatttgtaatattgaatttattctaaatggaagagtggtatgtaatttttgctatgaacttatattggcagggtatgagatAAGTAAGGATCATTTTCAGGAtcattttcatgagatgttggtaGTTTTGCGTTCAGTTAACAAAGAAGGCGCGgactacctctgtaacatacctttcgaacagtggAAACAAGCATATGACAGCAGcatacgatatggtcatatgacctcaaacctggctgaatgcataaattctgctctaaaaggaacgcgccatttgccgataacatcggttgtgcaagagacatatttttatttagtggcactatttccaaagcgagcaacGACTTATGAAGGCCAAAtgtagggaggccatgtatggtgcaatTGCAAGAAATTAAGAAGGCGAAGATACGGgcgaacaccatgcacacagtgcaTCACGATCGAGACAACCTATGGTTTTgtgtgacggagtttgacagacAGCACCAAGGTAttattggcgggcaatatcgtgtacacttgggaaataggacttgcgactatGGGAGGTTTGACGCACTTTGTTATCCATGCACTCATGTAATTGTaacttgtcagaatctccgtctggatcccatgagctatgtcgacgaagtttacaaaatagaatacatatacaacgtgtggagacacgtattcccactgGTCCCAAATGAACGTAAGTGGTCGTCTGTACCGCTTGTTCTGTTTAagttgttaccggatagagaattgcgtcgcaaaccaaagggtcgaccttgcttgactagaatacgtaacaatatggatatctgaGAAACAGCCAACCAACAAAAGTTGtgtggatggtgtaggaacccaggccagACAAGTCGATCATGTCCAAATCGAAATAGCAGATAGTTGTTGTAATAaaactatgttgcattatttatattttattaaaaatataaaaatattcaaaatattgccttatttaaaagaacttctattttattaaaaatataaaagtaaattacaattactttattcaaaacaacttttattttattaaatgaaacaatataaaaaagtttgtacaaatatatttaaaaaaatcaatattagtGCTGGTTGGATTCATTGCCCCATGGGGGTTGTCGatggttacgcgctggattcttCCTTTGTCCAGCTTCCGGTGGGGGTTGTGGATGCTCTAGCGGGGATTCTGGTTCCTCCGACAAGGGATctggttgtgggtgttgggaggatgacccaccttAATAGAATAGTGAATGCaaaggtgtttgcatcacccatggCGAAGGTGTTTGAATCTCATAAGGCGATAgagattggtaaaaagaagagctccctgAAGGCGCCTCATGCGACCCCTCATGCGATGGTGGCGGTGATCCACTCAGAGTAATTGAAAATGGAGATGAACCGGGCCATGCATTCAAACCTGTCATAGGATTGGAAATAGGAAACATATAAaggttaggatacataaaagggctaggatacaCACCTAGCATAATCTGAAAAGGCTGTGATGTGGGTGTTATCGGTTAAAGTGTTTGGCCCGGTGACTGTGTGGACGCTGCTAATGGGCCTGGTGATTGTATAGGCACTGTTGATAAGCCTAGTGATTGTGTGGGTGCTGTTGATGAGCCCGCTTCGTCATCCTgtcttcttggatttaaagggccccgtGTTCGCTTTCGACATAAATTTGTCATCGCCTCTTATCTTCCGacagtaaatatggcttgccatgaatcttaaaccatggcatgtattctggcaCGTACGCTAACTCTGAAACGATGATCAATTCCCGAGTAGGTATGTAATCATATCGATTTTCTCACATTTCGATATATGCTGACCAATATCTCGACCAATCTGTATGCAACTGCCGTAAGTCGATTTCATGCTCATGATCGAACACTTCAGGTGCCATGGGAATCGGTTGTCAGAATCCAAATTTTTGCAGTACTCTATCTGATTGCTGCATCTCCATGATGGCATAGTTGATCGATGGGACCTTCACATGccaaatatttgaattttgaaagtatTCATCAGGAATTACTGCCctaattgccggatcctcgtatggtttCCAttaaaactatatgaacatgataaaaatattagttagtTACGTAATacaaaatactaaatactaaatacgaatcgactattttattatgtatatctattttatttaatacttacttgtgcttccggttgttggtctaatagaagccgtatatcttcaagagaggtaggtaatccAAGATAACTTGCCGAacggttccacctaattaaataagtTTTTAGCATACagttatattttaaatctacgtaataattgtaaaatctaatataaaatttacctcgttataagtgggaatgtatatggttGGTCCACTCAAAGACGTA carries:
- the LOC107962086 gene encoding uncharacterized protein is translated as MAADVSSLHRVLSGYKDDLTVGNESGGPKSTALITRDLLGVGVGGSAFTDAKHDQSQELDLDLHVPNGWEKRLDLKSGRVYLQRCNSTNSSSSSDGTKHQTNPTVAKLQDLNIPTSPLPCKPSLNLFDESNLELKLVPSSSNYQSVCTLDKVKSALERAEKEPIKKRTSPSSLWKSSLSPSYSSSSSSIKDSQKSEFSIEKFASPIAAGCPGCLSYVLIMKHNPKCPRCNTLVPIMPAAKKPRIDLNISI